The following coding sequences lie in one Photobacterium sp. CCB-ST2H9 genomic window:
- a CDS encoding siderophore ABC transporter substrate-binding protein: MKSFGLLSRIVLLAAGLLTAQAVFADKNSPKTIKHALGEITLSKVPQRVVVLGQGSLDTLDRLGVEPVGVVKSMMPAYLNKYQDEKYAGVGSVVEPDFEAIFMAKPDLIIAEARMKPLMDQLQEIAPTIMYSVEYGQYWQDAQQNWRMLGEIFNKQTEAEKLIADVQTKLDATKHRVKDSKMNALMLMNNGNKLAMFNEGSRFSMVFDDFGFSPARSEKVSAGGPHGNLISFEYIADAKPDAMLVLDREQAIGRDSGKAKARFDNSLVKSTPAFQSNHIVYLNPNAWYITMAGATATELMIDDINALF, translated from the coding sequence ATGAAATCATTTGGCCTTCTGTCACGCATTGTTCTGCTGGCTGCCGGTTTGCTGACTGCACAAGCCGTATTTGCCGACAAGAATTCACCGAAAACGATCAAACATGCTTTGGGCGAAATCACGCTGAGCAAAGTACCACAACGGGTTGTTGTTCTGGGTCAGGGAAGCCTGGATACACTGGATCGCCTGGGTGTCGAACCAGTCGGTGTCGTGAAATCTATGATGCCTGCGTACCTGAACAAATATCAGGATGAAAAATATGCAGGCGTAGGATCAGTTGTGGAGCCGGATTTCGAAGCCATTTTTATGGCCAAGCCTGATCTGATTATTGCTGAAGCACGCATGAAACCTCTGATGGATCAGCTTCAGGAAATCGCTCCGACCATCATGTACTCCGTTGAATACGGTCAGTACTGGCAGGATGCACAGCAAAACTGGCGTATGCTGGGTGAAATTTTCAACAAACAGACAGAAGCCGAAAAACTCATCGCAGACGTTCAGACAAAATTAGATGCCACCAAACATCGGGTAAAAGACAGCAAGATGAATGCACTGATGCTGATGAACAACGGCAACAAGCTCGCCATGTTCAATGAAGGCAGCCGTTTTTCGATGGTCTTCGATGATTTTGGCTTCTCCCCTGCCCGAAGCGAGAAAGTTTCAGCTGGCGGCCCGCACGGCAACCTGATTTCATTTGAATACATTGCTGATGCCAAGCCAGATGCCATGCTGGTTCTGGACCGGGAACAAGCCATTGGCCGTGATTCCGGCAAAGCAAAAGCGCGTTTCGACAACTCGCTGGTGAAATCAACGCCAGCTTTTCAGAGTAACCATATTGTCTATCTGAACCCGAACGCCTGGTACATCACCATGGCCGGCGCAACAGCGACCGAGTTAATGATCGACGATATAAACGCCCTGTTCTAA
- a CDS encoding LysR family transcriptional regulator, protein MINSQDIEFFQVVAGSPSLAAAARKLNVTPPSVSQRLQALERKLNVTLVDRNLRSTRLTSEGQRLAREGHSILLALEALQNDLLSNQSMIEGKLNVLAPLGFGSAYIAPLIAAFQQHYPNLVIELTLSDNPSWSHTLEPDVMIYIGQLRDSSLKCIHLANNRRFLLASPAYLASAPPLNTPEDLHKHACIALKENNEDVTMWKFNPQSRQSISIRIEPKLASNVGQVVKQWALAGHGVIQRSEWDVRKEIDADRLIPLLTDYALSPANIVALVSAEKSKRSRKLSLFLDYLKENLPRQW, encoded by the coding sequence ATGATTAATTCTCAGGACATCGAATTCTTTCAGGTTGTTGCCGGTAGTCCGTCATTGGCGGCAGCTGCGAGGAAACTGAATGTCACGCCACCGAGTGTTTCACAGCGATTGCAAGCTCTGGAACGAAAACTGAACGTAACCCTTGTCGACCGTAACCTGAGATCCACCAGGCTTACATCTGAAGGTCAGCGGCTGGCCCGGGAAGGACACAGTATTCTGCTGGCACTGGAAGCCCTGCAGAATGATCTGCTCAGTAATCAATCCATGATCGAAGGTAAACTGAATGTGCTGGCACCGCTGGGGTTCGGTTCTGCCTATATCGCACCGCTGATCGCTGCGTTTCAGCAGCATTATCCGAATCTGGTGATCGAACTGACGTTGTCCGATAACCCAAGCTGGTCTCATACCCTCGAACCGGATGTCATGATCTATATCGGTCAGCTCCGGGACTCCTCACTGAAATGCATTCATCTGGCGAACAATCGTCGTTTCTTACTGGCCTCGCCAGCGTATCTGGCTTCAGCGCCGCCGCTCAACACACCGGAAGATCTGCACAAACACGCCTGTATTGCACTGAAAGAAAACAATGAAGATGTCACGATGTGGAAGTTCAATCCGCAATCCCGCCAGTCCATCAGCATTCGGATTGAGCCTAAGCTGGCCAGTAATGTAGGTCAGGTCGTCAAACAATGGGCACTGGCAGGTCATGGCGTGATTCAGCGTTCTGAGTGGGATGTCAGAAAAGAAATCGATGCGGACAGACTGATTCCCCTGCTCACCGATTATGCGCTTTCTCCGGCTAATATTGTGGCGCTGGTTTCAGCAGAAAAAAGTAAACGCTCCAGAAAACTCAGTCTGTTTCTGGACTATCTGAAGGAAAATCTGCCCCGCCAATGGTAA
- a CDS encoding TauD/TfdA family dioxygenase: protein MNSHGLSLASLASEAKPLAPSFGLEFTHQSLANLVSNHFHELYQALIRHKLLIFRKQDTSPKQLIQIAKAMGEVQRYPFSSGIEDYPEIVEIRKEPTQQNVFSGVWHIDSTYLDSPPDFTLLAAKQTPLVGGDTVFSDAQKAFFALSEGMQKFLLAEKAEYISNKFQDAGKKASHLVNFTDIAMANTYFSASHFAAKRHEETGIPAIYVNDEHTSRFSSMSTEESAPILNYLFRHLTRDEFTARVQWENDTIVIWDNRGLQHHAVNDYFGELRVMHRLIIRSGQR from the coding sequence ATGAACAGTCACGGCTTATCTTTGGCTTCTCTGGCAAGTGAAGCGAAGCCCCTGGCACCGAGTTTTGGTCTGGAATTTACCCATCAGTCTCTGGCAAATTTAGTCTCAAATCACTTCCATGAACTTTATCAGGCCCTGATCCGCCATAAACTTCTGATTTTTAGGAAGCAGGATACGTCACCAAAGCAACTCATCCAGATAGCAAAAGCAATGGGTGAGGTGCAGCGCTATCCATTTTCCAGCGGGATTGAGGATTACCCTGAAATCGTTGAAATTCGCAAAGAACCGACGCAGCAAAATGTTTTCAGTGGTGTCTGGCACATTGATTCGACGTACCTGGATTCGCCACCGGATTTCACTTTGCTTGCAGCAAAACAGACGCCCTTAGTTGGCGGAGATACCGTGTTTTCTGATGCTCAGAAGGCTTTTTTTGCGCTGTCTGAAGGGATGCAAAAATTTCTGTTAGCCGAAAAGGCAGAATATATTTCGAATAAATTTCAGGATGCCGGTAAGAAGGCGTCTCACCTGGTGAATTTCACCGATATTGCCATGGCAAACACATATTTCTCCGCCTCTCATTTTGCAGCAAAACGCCATGAAGAAACCGGCATTCCGGCCATTTATGTCAATGACGAGCACACGAGTCGTTTTTCATCAATGTCCACAGAAGAAAGCGCCCCGATTCTGAATTACCTTTTCCGGCACCTGACGCGGGATGAATTTACAGCGCGTGTTCAATGGGAAAACGACACCATTGTGATCTGGGATAACCGGGGACTCCAGCATCATGCTGTGAATGATTATTTCGGGGAATTACGGGTGATGCACCGGCTCATTATTCGCTCCGGTCAGCGCTGA
- a CDS encoding TSUP family transporter, with the protein MLESVTFVPSDSVLLILFAAAFLAGVVDAIAGGGGLITVPSLLLAGVPPLTALGTNRLQAVIGELTAFLTYLWHQQMNLNGLLSGMIATAVGALAGSYAVSLFPADALRILLPVLMVVITIYSVVSKRFKSNEAAEPKISGQWFMISMGLLIGFYNGFFGPGTGAIWMIAFAILLGYTAKQASIATKPLNLMGNLVSLFFFIMISSVNYKIGLLMGLGQILGSVLGSKIVIRNGDKVVRPVFITVTLLMTVKLIYETGTGPLLALL; encoded by the coding sequence ATGCTGGAGTCTGTCACTTTTGTACCGTCGGATAGTGTTCTGCTGATATTGTTCGCCGCGGCCTTTCTCGCCGGGGTCGTAGATGCCATTGCCGGCGGAGGCGGGTTAATTACGGTTCCGAGTCTGCTGCTGGCCGGTGTTCCGCCGTTAACTGCCCTGGGTACAAATCGGCTGCAAGCCGTTATTGGGGAACTGACGGCATTTCTGACGTATTTGTGGCATCAGCAAATGAATCTGAATGGTTTGTTGTCCGGCATGATTGCGACAGCGGTGGGCGCACTTGCGGGCTCTTATGCGGTCAGCCTTTTCCCGGCAGACGCATTAAGAATCTTGCTGCCTGTGCTCATGGTGGTCATCACCATCTATTCTGTGGTGTCTAAGCGGTTTAAAAGCAATGAAGCCGCCGAGCCGAAGATATCTGGACAATGGTTTATGATCTCCATGGGTCTGCTCATCGGTTTTTATAATGGCTTTTTTGGTCCGGGAACCGGCGCTATCTGGATGATCGCTTTTGCGATACTCCTCGGATATACCGCGAAGCAGGCTAGTATAGCAACCAAGCCGCTGAACTTGATGGGGAATCTTGTTTCACTGTTCTTTTTCATCATGATCAGCAGTGTGAACTACAAAATAGGATTGCTGATGGGGCTGGGCCAGATCCTGGGGTCTGTGTTAGGCAGTAAAATTGTGATTCGCAATGGTGACAAAGTGGTTCGGCCGGTCTTCATTACGGTGACCTTACTGATGACCGTCAAACTGATATATGAAACAGGAACCGGGCCTTTACTCGCGCTGCTTTAG
- a CDS encoding GNAT family N-acetyltransferase: MLVTQIRLEHVESFHECLDTVAKENRFLAQTEALPLEIITSFVKDSIENDAIQYVALVNNQVVGWADIFPHWASTLAHRGNLGMGVHPAYRGQGIGEQRLRTCLKKARSKGISRIELETRADNFPSINLYKKLGFVTEVTKKNAMKFNETFFDSIQMSLIFE; encoded by the coding sequence ATGTTGGTTACTCAAATAAGGTTGGAGCATGTAGAGAGTTTCCATGAATGCTTAGATACTGTCGCCAAAGAAAATCGTTTCCTGGCACAAACAGAAGCATTGCCTCTGGAAATTATAACTTCATTTGTCAAAGATAGTATTGAGAATGATGCCATCCAGTATGTTGCACTAGTCAACAATCAAGTCGTCGGTTGGGCAGATATTTTTCCACACTGGGCATCAACATTAGCCCATAGAGGAAATTTGGGTATGGGCGTTCATCCAGCTTACCGTGGTCAAGGCATTGGTGAACAACGACTCAGAACCTGTTTAAAGAAAGCCAGATCCAAAGGCATCTCCCGGATAGAATTAGAAACTCGCGCAGATAACTTCCCATCCATCAACCTGTATAAAAAATTAGGTTTTGTTACTGAAGTGACCAAGAAAAATGCCATGAAATTTAATGAGACGTTTTTTGATTCAATACAAATGTCACTCATCTTCGAGTAG
- a CDS encoding phosphotransferase enzyme family protein — protein MSHPQIDISSVYPVLSPKELISNVVPLYKIPNPISCEILHQGINDSYIVTSERKKHLLRIYRKNWRSLHDIEFEIEALNYLHEKGAHVAYPIEKNQGGYITEINTPEGLRYAIITTFAEGEELKYKNIDDAAQYGKAVAKIHRLSDDFISNHARYKLDLKHLVEEPLKRIKLSLSHRVDDWVFLNNYASVLSKKIDESDLGLLDYGFCHGDFHGWNAHKHREEITFYDFDCCGFGLRAYDLAVFKWSARLRNKENEWWVPFLNAYRKVRPISEYDLSFVDIFISIRHIWLIGLHIETASDQDWLDDSYFDREIQFLKQNAGL, from the coding sequence ATGAGTCATCCTCAAATAGATATCAGTTCTGTGTACCCTGTTCTTTCCCCAAAAGAACTGATATCAAATGTCGTCCCACTGTATAAAATACCCAATCCGATTTCATGTGAAATTTTGCATCAAGGAATCAATGATTCTTATATTGTCACAAGCGAGAGAAAAAAACACCTTCTCCGCATATACCGGAAAAACTGGAGATCTTTGCACGATATTGAGTTCGAAATTGAAGCATTAAATTATCTTCATGAGAAAGGAGCTCATGTCGCTTACCCAATTGAAAAAAACCAGGGTGGATACATCACAGAAATAAATACACCTGAAGGTTTAAGATATGCCATTATCACAACTTTTGCAGAGGGTGAAGAATTAAAATATAAAAATATAGATGATGCGGCTCAATATGGAAAAGCCGTCGCTAAGATTCACCGATTATCAGATGATTTCATTTCAAATCATGCTCGCTATAAATTAGACCTCAAGCATCTGGTAGAAGAGCCTCTTAAACGCATTAAGCTGTCCCTCTCACACCGAGTGGATGACTGGGTATTTTTGAATAACTACGCGTCTGTACTATCCAAGAAAATCGATGAATCTGATTTAGGTTTACTTGACTATGGTTTTTGCCATGGTGATTTCCATGGTTGGAATGCCCATAAGCACAGAGAAGAAATTACATTCTATGACTTTGACTGCTGTGGTTTTGGTCTGAGAGCTTATGACTTAGCTGTGTTCAAGTGGAGTGCAAGGTTAAGAAATAAAGAAAATGAATGGTGGGTCCCATTTTTGAATGCCTATAGAAAGGTAAGACCAATATCTGAATATGATTTAAGCTTTGTGGATATATTTATTTCTATCCGTCACATTTGGCTGATTGGGTTACATATTGAAACAGCAAGTGATCAAGACTGGCTGGATGATTCATACTTTGACAGAGAGATACAATTTTTAAAACAAAATGCTGGTCTTTGA
- a CDS encoding N-acetyltransferase yields MNIVELEINEIESLWKNLNDLHFKHSTHFKTHFQNLKFEDRTNKIISNEHVKIFGIKDGNDIAGYTIATVNSEAGEIYSLFVDINYRGKGFGQKLMKHSIEWLKAKQCENIRVYVAEGNEQALPFYESIGFKHRFHVLQLS; encoded by the coding sequence GTGAATATTGTTGAACTTGAGATAAATGAAATTGAATCACTATGGAAAAATTTAAATGATTTACACTTTAAACATTCAACACACTTTAAGACACACTTTCAAAATTTAAAGTTTGAAGATCGAACAAATAAGATAATTTCCAACGAGCACGTCAAAATTTTCGGTATAAAGGATGGCAATGATATTGCGGGCTACACTATCGCAACTGTTAATTCTGAAGCTGGAGAGATCTATTCACTTTTTGTTGATATTAACTACCGTGGAAAGGGATTCGGACAGAAGCTAATGAAGCATTCTATCGAATGGTTAAAAGCAAAGCAATGTGAGAACATAAGAGTTTATGTAGCTGAAGGCAATGAACAAGCACTCCCTTTTTATGAAAGCATTGGTTTTAAACATCGATTTCACGTACTTCAACTCAGCTAG
- the yidD gene encoding membrane protein insertion efficiency factor YidD produces MQGNTNPVYGVQNEAGNKLKILAIWSIRGYQKWISPHKGFRCAHTAYYGGKSCSAAIVEFIETLPCRKLPVAIKQRFQECQRASKKLNGGRNRKRRNPNNSEADCCFWVSWDMCWPD; encoded by the coding sequence TTGCAGGGCAATACTAATCCCGTTTATGGCGTTCAAAACGAGGCAGGCAATAAATTGAAAATATTGGCAATTTGGTCAATCCGTGGTTATCAAAAATGGATATCACCACATAAAGGCTTCCGGTGTGCTCATACAGCTTACTATGGCGGTAAAAGTTGTTCAGCAGCTATAGTTGAGTTCATCGAAACACTTCCGTGCAGAAAGTTACCTGTAGCGATTAAACAACGCTTTCAAGAATGTCAGAGGGCATCGAAAAAGCTGAATGGCGGTCGAAATCGTAAACGGCGCAATCCCAATAATTCGGAGGCTGATTGCTGTTTTTGGGTTAGTTGGGATATGTGTTGGCCCGATTAA
- a CDS encoding cupin domain-containing protein, translating to MMTKAKEALTLKGETFNPFPEPFKSRLGQSEYKSLGDPFGLTQFGVDLELLEPNSQSALRHWHTKSDEFIYVLDGELCLVTDDGEQVLTSGMCIGFPAGIDNGHHLINRSNEQAKFIVVGSRVAGDEVHYPDDDFKWVVESTGKKVPSKKNGTPYSFRNKSLNNGLKA from the coding sequence ATGATGACAAAAGCAAAAGAAGCCCTGACTTTAAAAGGCGAAACATTTAACCCTTTCCCAGAACCATTCAAGTCTCGTCTTGGTCAGTCTGAATACAAGAGTTTAGGTGATCCTTTTGGACTGACTCAATTCGGTGTGGATTTAGAATTATTGGAACCAAATTCTCAATCGGCGCTTCGACACTGGCATACCAAATCAGATGAGTTCATTTATGTACTCGATGGTGAATTGTGTCTGGTTACCGATGATGGGGAGCAAGTTCTTACGTCTGGCATGTGTATCGGTTTCCCAGCTGGGATCGATAACGGTCATCACTTAATCAACCGAAGTAATGAGCAAGCAAAGTTTATCGTCGTGGGTAGTCGAGTCGCAGGAGACGAAGTACATTATCCAGATGATGACTTCAAATGGGTTGTTGAAAGCACAGGTAAGAAGGTGCCTTCCAAAAAAAATGGCACTCCCTATTCGTTTCGTAATAAATCGCTCAACAATGGCTTGAAAGCATAA
- a CDS encoding GNAT family N-acetyltransferase: MSVADYFEGCEFHTARLRVSHISKLLNQNRSTLEDLLAHAALNLLTPKVTHSLPPEFQSVQCEHSARAWARKMMKESHVLVIQGTVTQEIIGFIFLSQYDDAGLQKAHVGYLLGEGYWGQGYASECLAGLIAWCQEAKIVSALVAGVETENFQSVRLLQKHGFDEVATDAPAGVLFFERVLTS; encoded by the coding sequence ATGTCAGTTGCTGATTACTTTGAAGGCTGTGAATTTCATACCGCGCGGTTGCGGGTGAGCCATATTTCGAAACTTCTGAATCAGAATCGGTCAACATTGGAAGACCTGTTGGCGCACGCAGCTTTGAATTTACTGACCCCGAAAGTAACACATTCGCTTCCACCTGAGTTTCAATCGGTTCAATGTGAGCATTCGGCCCGAGCGTGGGCGCGGAAAATGATGAAAGAAAGCCATGTTCTTGTGATTCAGGGGACAGTGACACAAGAAATCATCGGCTTTATATTTCTCTCTCAGTATGATGATGCGGGTTTACAAAAAGCACATGTGGGTTATCTGCTGGGTGAAGGGTATTGGGGGCAGGGTTATGCCAGTGAGTGTCTGGCTGGACTGATTGCCTGGTGTCAGGAAGCAAAGATTGTTTCTGCTTTAGTAGCCGGGGTGGAAACGGAGAATTTCCAGTCAGTCAGACTGCTTCAAAAACATGGTTTTGATGAAGTCGCAACTGATGCTCCGGCTGGCGTGCTGTTCTTTGAGCGTGTTTTAACGTCATAG